In the genome of Cryptomeria japonica chromosome 8, Sugi_1.0, whole genome shotgun sequence, one region contains:
- the LOC131044828 gene encoding early light-induced protein 1, chloroplastic-like, with the protein MAAKDPKETSSTEGVSPSSSTNVSTKFGDLFAFSGPAPEIINGRAAMLGFVSAIAVEVASGRDLLSQLNSGGLSWFALTAGLMTVGTLVPLFNGMSRESTSQPIFSSTAEMWNGRFAMLGLLALAFTEYVKGGPLV; encoded by the exons ATGGCTGCAAAG GATCCAAAGGAAACGTCCTCTACTGAAGGCGTTTCTCCTTCAAGCTCTACAAAT GTAAGCACGAAATTTGGCGACCTGTTTGCGTTCTCAGGGCCAGCGCCGGAGATAATCAATGGAAGGGCGGCTATGTTGGGGTTCGTGTCGGCCATTGCAGTGGAGGTTGCCAGCGGAAGAGATTTGTTGTCGCAGTTGAATAGTGGAGGACTGTCGTGGTTTGCGTTAACTGCAGGATTAATGACGGTGGGGACACTGGTGCCCTTGTTCAATGGAATGTCGAGGGAGAGCACGTCGCAGCCAATATTTTCATCCACAGCAGAAATGTGGAATGGGCGCTTTGCTATGCTCGGCCTCCTCGCATTGGCTTTCACTGAATACGTCAAGGGTGGACCGCTTGTATAA